A stretch of Acropora palmata chromosome 9, jaAcrPala1.3, whole genome shotgun sequence DNA encodes these proteins:
- the LOC141892551 gene encoding uncharacterized protein LOC141892551 produces the protein MASIIFVQLLIFASCVVKVSSLRCYSCVSEDNPDSLKICQVSAPSALGNNKEVNCSSEEDRCAITKTIQKNGTVTTFNRLCAKSSNCMTKCSSPNAEGTVICGSCCEEDFCNKGEGPKSDVQSGASRITMARGLYMIGGILFCSWLV, from the exons atggcctcaATTATCTTTGTCCAACTGCTGATATTTGCCTCATGTGTGGTAAAAG TTTCTTCCCTACGGTGTTACAGCTGTGTCAGCGAAGATAATCCCGACTCCCTCAAAATTTGCCAAGTATCCGCACCTTCTGCATTGGGAAATAACAAAGAGGTCAACTGCTCGTCTGAAGAAGACCGTTGTGCTATCACCAAAACGATTCAAAAGAACGGCACTGTAACAACCTTTAACCGATTGTGTGCGAAGTCATCAAACTGTATGACCAAATGCTCAAGTCCAAACGCCGAAGGAACCGTTATTTGTGGATCGTGTTGTGAAGAAGATTTTTGCAACAAGGGCGAAGGTCCCAAATCGGATGTACAGTCAGGAGCATCCAGGATCACAATGGCCAGGGGCCTGTATATGATTGGGggcattttgttttgttcctgGCTGGTATGA
- the LOC141892550 gene encoding uncharacterized protein LOC141892550, with the protein MLVTWAFAVLLCERKRRSEDQTAADSGKRARSQIEPNKIHLYRLYGNNNRSQKKIQVVDKLREGKSVAVIAPELGIAEATVEVYAIDCFVANAPLDKTMLARHMEVNPESFQLIKGAIEGCKDGKLRTVKDHLDDVFSYNQIRLVLACMIRDLEID; encoded by the exons ATGTTAGTAACTTGGGCATTTGCCGTTTTGCTTTGTGAAAGAAAGCGACGTAGTGAAGATCAAACAGCAGCGGATAGTGGCAAGCGTGCTAGGTCACAGATTGAACCAAAC AAAATTCACCTCTATCGACTATACGGTAACAACAACCGCTCGCAAAAGAAGATCCAAGTTGTGGACAAGCTAAGGGAAGGAAAAAGTGTTGCCGTGATTGCTCCCGAGTTGGGAATTGCCGAAGCGACCGTCGAGGTTTACGCAATCGATTGTTTTGTCGCCAACGCACCACTGGACAAAACAATGCTCGCTCGTCACATGGAGGTCAACCCCGAGTCCTTCCAACTAATAAAGGGAGCGATTGAAGGTTGTAAGGATGGTAAATTACGTACCGTCAAAGATCATCTGGATGATGTTTTCTCCTACAACCAGATTCGCTTAGTACTAGCTTGCATGATTCGTGATTTGGAAATCGATTAG
- the LOC141892539 gene encoding uncharacterized protein LOC141892539, translating to MSHAFGSCTEEHPDHCAEVTNFYDACKTVSSAIELCAPSLRVKLQEKLADTVSTHWEYVGHLLRTKHQADYYQYILKNLRPGECVVVVDYKMKLELGKRTREIQRDWYGKRGISLHGFYVVAQVEVGERSAEVIDLWSDDTKQDTWFTQSALDIGFSWLESSFPGFRVYLFSDNGPHYHNTGLLLYLAEVNQSFNLTLVEYNNFEAGEGKTVLDTHFAHISHKIVRWVRVGNNLQSGEQLGELIGSIKNTTCFQLLIDRQKAPKGVGTLKDISLFGSFSFPVDGELSGGIVCRSLVGVGKTLSKTKSQLQSLSGRSMPIAGATGATVKEDVSHEARTSGNQTDDQTREPYSVHFIQHAPVPLQPVNKSPVAEYPYTERQPKEGFAIKKGGAKRVLFTMAQKEIMIEFYDRQATSGIRAKPEDVVEVMKQRGIEPLKENQIKNWWSTYHQKRKAALNALAGQANCLAAGIPNIAAGQMIPSTVPVQQSNSVPQGTTVPVTPSTCTSTVPSIPVSASTVPVRQTAPTTSGNTVQVTSAASTTPATLQTSASTVPVQQTAPMTSGNAVGVTPVASTAPAPLQSTVSPQVHASPLYGIPSSHTPCITEWKFPVNFSQSTLLGRLGSNACTFIALYFGNLYFLSCLEPPSDSVTLDFGWQVSLREAILKGNEIHDDLYDNDAIDVAVDEAVELAGDECGVNCIENQYDIFERSCNNQLSDIFSDLSLKHSCHVIVTQGKSFLLIVNTDQSTMIVDSHSHIGSGALISFAPPGHAADLAVWFARMLRNTWNYELGTTSVISVSYVA from the exons ATGAGTCATGCATTTGGATCTTGTACAGAAGAGCATCCTGATCACTGTGCGGAAGTTACTAACTTCTATGATGCCTGCAAAACAGTATCATCAGCCATCGAGCTCTGTGCCCCAAGTTTAAGAGTGAAGCTTCAGGAAAAGTTGGCAGACACTGTCAGTACTCATTGGGAGTACGTTGGCCATTTGTTACGCACAAAACACCAGGCTGATTATTACCAGTACATCCTAAAGAACCTCAGACCTGGAGAATGTGTTGTCGTAGTGGATTACAAAATGAAGCTAGAACTGGGAAAACGGACACGTGAAATACAAAGGGACTGGTATGGCAAGAGGGGTATTTCACTACATGGGTTTTATGTTGTGGCACAAGTGGAGGTTGGTGAGAGGTCAGCTGAGGTGATAGACCTCTGGAGTGATGACACAAAGCAAGACACTTGGTTCACCCAAAGTGCTCTTGACATTGGCTTCAGTTGGCTTGAGAGTTCATTCCCTGGATTTCGGGTGTATTTGTTTTCTG ATAATGGCCCACACTATCATAACACTGGACTACTTCTGTACCTGGCTGAAGTCAATCAATCCTTCAACTTGACACTTGTTGAATATAATAACTTTGAGGCAGGCGAGGGCAAAACAGTGCTAGACACCCATTTTGCACACATCAGCCACAAAATTGTGCGATGGGTCCGTGTTGGGAACAACTTGCAAAGTGGTGAACAGCTTGGTGAACTTATAGGG AGTATAAAGAACACCACCTGCTTCCAGTTGTTAATTGACCGACAGAAAGCACCCAAAGGTGTAGGAACTCTGAAAGATATCTCATTGTTTGGCAGTTTTTCCTTTCCTGTTGATGGTGAATTATCTGGTGGTATTGTTTGCCGCTCATTGGTCGGAGTTGGAAAGACCCTGAGTAAAACCAAATCACAGCTTCAGTCCTTGTCAGGGAGGAGTATGCCAATAGCAGGGGCCACTGGAGCAACAGTCAAAGAGGATGTATCACATGAAGCCAGAACTTCAGGAAACCAAACTGACGATCAAACTAGAGAACCATACAGTGTGCACTTCATTCAGCATGCACCAGTGCCCTTGCAGCCAGTCAATAAGAGTCCAGTTGCAGAGTATCCATATACGGAAAGACAGCCAAAAGAGGGCTTTGCTATAAAAAAGGGTGGAGCAAAGCGGGTGCTGTTTACCATGGCTCAGAAAGAAATAATGATCGAGTTTTATGACCGCCAAGCAACAAGTGGCATTCGTGCAAAACCAGAGGATGTCGTGGAAGTAATGAAACAGCGTGGCATTGAACCCCTGAAGGAGAACCAGATAAAGAACTGGTGGAGTACATATCACCAGAAAAGAAAGGCTGCACTTAATGCTCTTGCTGGGCAGGCCAATTGTCTTGCAGCTGGGATACCAAATATAGCAGCAGGTCAAATGATTCCTTCAACAGTACCAGTTCAGCAATCCAACTCTGTCCCTCAAGGAACCACAGTGCCAGTCACACCCTCTACATGTACCTCCACTGTACCTTCCATACCTGTGTCAGCTTCAACTGTGCCGGTCCGGCAAACTGCTCCCACGACCTCAGGAAACACAGTGCAGGTCACTTCTGCTGCCTCCACCACACCTGCCACACTTCAAACCAGTGCGTCAACTGTGCCAGTCCAGCAAACTGCTCCCATGACGTCAGGAAATGCAGTGGGAGTCACTCCTGTTGCCTCCACTGCACCTGCACCACTTCAATCCACTGTTTCACCACAAGTTCATGCTTCACCTTTGTATGGGATTCCCAGCTCTCATACCCCGTGTATTACAGAGTGGAAATTTCCAGTGAATTTCAGTCAGTCCACACTTTTAGGTCGGTTAGGTAGTAACGCATGCACATTTATTGCCCTCTATTTTggtaatttgtattttttatcttgTCTTGAGCCACCTTCAGATAGTGTGACACTAGATTTTGGGTGGCAAGTATCCCTGAGGGAGGCTATTTTGAAAGGCAATGAAATTCACGATGACTTATATGACAATGATGCAATTGATGTTGCTGTTGACGAAGCTGTTGAATTAGCTGGGGATGAATGTGGAGTAAACTGCATTGAGAACCAGTACGATATTTTTGAGCGCAGTTGTAACAATCAGCTGTCAGATATTTTCAGTGACCTGTCCTTAAAACACAGCTGCCATGTAATTGTTACTCAAGGAAAGTCATTTTTACTAATTGTTAATACAGATCAGTCCACCATGATTGTGGATTCCCATAGCCACATTGGGAGTGGAGCACTGATCTCTTTTGCTCCACCTGGACATGCTGCCGACCTTGCAGTATGGTTTGCAAGAATGTTACGAAACACTTGGAATTATGAACTGGGTACCACATCGGTGATATCCGTGAGCTATGTTGCTTAA
- the LOC141892548 gene encoding uncharacterized protein LOC141892548 has protein sequence MSFTASCKCKKHVEWHHRSDVGLRVATFYEEKYCIFDSKHAGRKRKICLACRDRIAVEEKCRKLGDLNVNANSSTSVVTDKLTSESDAVDKTSHVTPLIDIEESTLSLDENFCPSTEENNHLVANNELAQAPSTLTPSNAIALSRVSTGTQVPGIPIRSYQDAQERTQRYMRSEIIEVVKDTAMKYVHFESGTSLQKLMGDVVSSKSWHQVFGNSVVKDKNSDDTHFLDILSEEYKACKDKQVTKKISQNAKKQKEKFLIGNTKSQSRLTLEGKILDNVKSHTDAARKIG, from the exons ATGTCTTTTACCGCTTCTTGCAAGTGCAAAAAACATGTGGAATGGCATCACAGGTCTGACGTTGGCCTTCGCGTGGCAACCTTTTATGAAGAAAAGTATTGCATCTTTGATTCGAAGCATGcaggaagaaagagaaaaatctgTTTGGCCTGCCGTGATCGCATAGCAGTCGAAGAGAAGTGTCGAAAGCTTGGGGATTTGAATGTAAACGCAAATAGTTCAACCTCTGTTGTAACG GATAAACTTACTTCCGAGTCAGATGCAGTAGACAAAACATCACATGTGACCCCACTG ATTGACATAGAAGAAAGCACCCTGAGTCTAGATGAGAATTTCTGTCCTTCGACAGAGGAGAAT aATCATCTGGTTGCTAACAATGAGTTAGCACAAGCTCCAAGCACCTTAACTCCAAGCAATGCAATTGCCTTGTCCCGAGTATCAACAGGAACACAGGTTCCTGGCATTCCTATTCGTTCCTACCAGGATGCCCAAGAGCGAACACAGCGTTACATGAGGAGTGAAATCATAGAAGTAGTAAAGGACACTGCCATGAAGTACGTACATTTTGAGTCTGGAACTTCTTTACAGAAACTCATGGGAGATGTGGTTAGTAGCAAGAGCTGGCATCAAGTCTTCGGAAATTCAGTTGTCAAAGACAAAAACTCTGACGACACACACTTCCTAGATATTCTATCAGAAGAGTACAAGGCTTGCAAGGACAAACAAGTCACCAAGAAAATAAGCCAGaatgcaaagaaacaaaaggaaaaatttttgATTGGTAATACTAAGTCCCAAAGTAGGTTGACCCTGGAAGGCAAGATACTTGACAATGTGAAGTCTCACACTGATGCAGCCAGGAAAATTGGCTGA
- the LOC141892542 gene encoding renin receptor-like codes for MAAKKVVLPLCLFFISAASISFSHAKESIFIEEADKKTDASKFIIAHSPSYVTFLPNADAIASDEISSVILLALGISPRKELDWTGLLAGDVFRRPKANVLITVEGVTKDDNFDLAGRAASYPVMKSAGATSLAGVLSTSSVTQENLASRVTTLFGGKSLTVSASGSEMLAAAGHAEGKHSHTMFWNQREERFQQSDDKVQGLDNWSSSKKEILKRLEKSDFGKGVKFSPSTKEFTVSVPDKGNAVFNMDKKEDFLLFAEVDAILQILENLNSDVKLAQDGVPDIFTLSFSSVKALRRRYGDTSLQAEGAVRFLQDMIPTIVKKFTDLYNGNVLVGVLSLEWQGDLQTKYPQEMQGVFQVIRPYLSAQSVDTFHDGLPSVSLKDDLEDSVKESLCNSLQNRLLSVQSPLRVTCGGKHRERRAAPVTQSLTGEPPDLSKRNLATKYTEDYPVIFNIWLWLVIIIALSLYVVCLIMWYMDPGSDSIIYRMTSQRIKAD; via the exons ATGGCGGCAAAGAAAGTCGTCCTGCCGTTGTGCCTTTTCTTCATATCTGCAG CATCGATTTCATTCAGTCATGCAAAGGAAAGTATATTCATTGAAGAGGCAGATAAG AAAACTGATGCGTCAAAGTTCATTATTGCCCACAGCCCCAGCTATGTCACGTTTTTGCCAAACGCCGATGCCATTGCTTCGGATGAAATCTCCAGTGTTATTTTGCTTGCCCTCGGGATTTCCCCTAGAAAG GAGCTAGACTGGACTGGCTTGTTAGCAGGGGATGTTTTTCGGCGGCCAAAAGCAAACGTGTTGATAACTGTGGAAGGTGTCACAAAAG ATGACAATTTTGATTTGGCAGGGAGGGCAGCCTCATATCCTGTTATGAAG TCTGCAGGGGCAACAAGTTTGGCTGGAGTTCTTTCCACATCAAGCGTCACGCAAGAAAACCTTGCGTCGCGCGTGACAACCTTGTTTGGTGGCAAAAGTCTGACAGTGTCTGCATCTGGGAGTGAAATG CTGGCAGCAGCAGGTCATGCTGAAGGAAAACACAGTCACACCATGTTTTGGAATCAGAGAGAAGAAAGATTTCAACAAAGCGACGATAAAGTTCAAGGATTGGATAACTGGTCCAGCTCAAAAAAGGAG ATTTTGAAAAGATTGGAGAAAAGTGATTTTGGAAAAG GTGTGAAATTTTCTCCAAGCACCAAAGAATTTACTGTGTCAGTCCCTGACAAGGGAAACGCTGTCTTCAATATGGATAAAAAG GAAGATTTCCTGTTGTTTGCTGAGGTCGACGCTATCCTTCAAATACTTGAAAAT CTTAACTCCGATGTAAAGCTTGCACAAGATGGAGTGCCAGATATTTTCACTCTTAGCTTTTCCTCTGTGAAG GCCCTTCGTCGTCGCTATGGTGACACATCTTTGCAAGCAGAGGGAGCGGTTCGTTTTCTGCAAGATATGATTCCAACA ATCGTCAAGAAGTTCACTGACTTGTACAACGGAAATGTCCTGGTAGGAGTCCTTTCTCTGGAGTGGCAAGG AGACTTGCAGACCAAGTATCCCCAGGAGATGCAAGGAGTTTTCCAAGTTATTCGGCCTTACTTGTCAGCACAATCAGTGGATACGTTCCATGATGGCCTCCCTTCTGTCAGTCTCAAGGATGACCTG GAGGATTCTGTGAAGGAGTCCTTATGTAACTCATTGCAGAATAGGCTTCTCTCCGTTCAGTCTCCTTTGCGG GTAACCTGTGGTGGAAAACACAGGGAGCGACGTGCAGCGCCAGTCACCCAGAGTTTAACG ggTGAGCCACCAGATTTGAGCAAGCGGAACCTGGCAACGAAATACACAGAAGACTATCCCGTAATATTCAACATTTGGCTGTGGCTTGTCATCATCATAGCATTGTCATTATACGTAGTTTGTCTAATCATGTGGTACATGGATCCGGGAAGCGACAGCATCATTTATCGCATGACCAGTCAGAGAATTAAGGCGGATTGA